From a single Brassica oleracea var. oleracea cultivar TO1000 chromosome C5, BOL, whole genome shotgun sequence genomic region:
- the LOC106343955 gene encoding alcohol dehydrogenase-like 1 isoform X1 produces MDKTSSFSIHKGKPIRCKAALCRKAREALVMEEIQVDPPQAYEVRIKIICTSLCHTDVTFWKLDSGPLARFPRILGHESVGLVESVGEHVDGFKQGDVVLPVFHPNCEECKDCKSSKSNWCARYANDSISNTRRYGMASRFKDSTGEDIHHFLFVSSFSEYTVVDIAHLVKISPDIPVQKAALLSCGVSTGVGAAWKVANVEEGSTVAVFGLGAVGLAAAEGARLRGAAKIIGVDLNPDKFELGKKFGFTDFVNPTLCGEKKVSEVIKEMTGGGVDYSFECVGLPSILSEAFISTRTGSGKTVMLGMGKHAAPISLGSFDLLSGRTICGSLFGGLKSKLDIPVLVDHYLKKELNLDSFITHELKFQEINKAFELLEEGKTLRCIIWMDN; encoded by the exons ATGGACAAGACGTCTTCATTCTCCATTCACAAAGGGAAACCGATTAGATGCAAAGCAGCATTATGTAGAAAAGCAAGAGAAGCACTGGTGATGGAAGAGATCCAAGTTGATCCACCTCAAGCTTACGAAGTACGGATTAAAATCATATGTACTTCTCTTTGTCACACTGATGTTACTTTCTGGAAGTTAGACAGT GGGCCGCTTGCAAGGTTTCCTAGAATTCTCGGACACGAATCTGTCGG CTTGGTCGAGAGCGTTGGTGAACACGTGGATGGATTTAAACAAGGTGACGTTGTATTACCAGTGTTTCACCCTAACTGTGAAGAATGCAAAGACTGCAAATCTTCAAAGAGCAACTGGTGTGCGAGATATGCCAACGATTCTATATCAAACACGAGACGATATGGAATGGCTTCTAGGTTCAAAGATTCTACTGGAGAAGATATCCACCATTTTCTCTTTGTTTCCAGTTTCTCTGAATATACCGTGGTAGATATCGCACATCTCGTAAAAATCTCTCCTGATATCCCCGTTCAGAAAGCTGCTTTGCTCAGCTGTGGTGTCTCCACAG GAGTTGGAGCAGCTTGGAAGGTGGCTAACGTGGAGGAAGGTTCCACCGTTGCAGTCTTTGGCCTCGGTGCTGTGGGACTTGCGGCTGCCGAAGGAGCTAGGCTGCGAGGGGCCGCGAAGATCATCGGTGTTGATCTCAATCCTGATAAATTCGAGTTAG GTAAGAAATTTGGTTTCACGGATTTCGTCAATCCTACTTTGTGCGGAGAAAAGAAAGTTAGCGAG GTGATTAAGGAAATGACAGGAGGAGGAGTTGACTACAGTTTCGAATGCGTTGGTTTACCTTCTATACTAAGTGAGGCTTTTATCAGCACCCGCACG GGATCAGGAAAGACGGTAATGTTAGGGATGGGGAAGCATGCAGCGCCAATAAGTTTGGGTAGTTTTGATCTTTTAAGTGGTAGAACTATTTGCGGAAGCTTGTTCGGTGGTTTGAAATCTAAACTGGATATTCCAGTTCTCGTGGATCATTACCTAAAAAAG GAGCTTAATCTGGATAGTTTTATTACACACGAGTTGAAATTTCAGGAAATCAACAAGGCTTTCGAGTTGTTAGAGGAAGGAAAGACTCTCCGCTGCATCATATGGATGGATAACTAA
- the LOC106343955 gene encoding alcohol dehydrogenase-like 1 isoform X2 — protein sequence MDKTSSFSIHKGKPIRCKAALCRKAREALVMEEIQVDPPQAYEVRIKIICTSLCHTDVTFWKLDSGPLARFPRILGHESVGLVESVGEHVDGFKQGDVVLPVFHPNCEECKDCKSSKSNWCARYANDSISNTRRYGMASRFKDSTGEDIHHFLFVSSFSEYTVVDIAHLVKISPDIPVQKAALLSCGVSTGVGAAWKVANVEEGSTVAVFGLGAVGLAAAEGARLRGAAKIIGVDLNPDKFELGKKFGFTDFVNPTLCGEKKVSEVIKEMTGGGVDYSFECVGLPSILSEAFISTRTGSGKTVMLGMGKHAAPISLGSFDLLSGRTICGSLFGGLKSKLDIPVLVDHYLKKEINKAFELLEEGKTLRCIIWMDN from the exons ATGGACAAGACGTCTTCATTCTCCATTCACAAAGGGAAACCGATTAGATGCAAAGCAGCATTATGTAGAAAAGCAAGAGAAGCACTGGTGATGGAAGAGATCCAAGTTGATCCACCTCAAGCTTACGAAGTACGGATTAAAATCATATGTACTTCTCTTTGTCACACTGATGTTACTTTCTGGAAGTTAGACAGT GGGCCGCTTGCAAGGTTTCCTAGAATTCTCGGACACGAATCTGTCGG CTTGGTCGAGAGCGTTGGTGAACACGTGGATGGATTTAAACAAGGTGACGTTGTATTACCAGTGTTTCACCCTAACTGTGAAGAATGCAAAGACTGCAAATCTTCAAAGAGCAACTGGTGTGCGAGATATGCCAACGATTCTATATCAAACACGAGACGATATGGAATGGCTTCTAGGTTCAAAGATTCTACTGGAGAAGATATCCACCATTTTCTCTTTGTTTCCAGTTTCTCTGAATATACCGTGGTAGATATCGCACATCTCGTAAAAATCTCTCCTGATATCCCCGTTCAGAAAGCTGCTTTGCTCAGCTGTGGTGTCTCCACAG GAGTTGGAGCAGCTTGGAAGGTGGCTAACGTGGAGGAAGGTTCCACCGTTGCAGTCTTTGGCCTCGGTGCTGTGGGACTTGCGGCTGCCGAAGGAGCTAGGCTGCGAGGGGCCGCGAAGATCATCGGTGTTGATCTCAATCCTGATAAATTCGAGTTAG GTAAGAAATTTGGTTTCACGGATTTCGTCAATCCTACTTTGTGCGGAGAAAAGAAAGTTAGCGAG GTGATTAAGGAAATGACAGGAGGAGGAGTTGACTACAGTTTCGAATGCGTTGGTTTACCTTCTATACTAAGTGAGGCTTTTATCAGCACCCGCACG GGATCAGGAAAGACGGTAATGTTAGGGATGGGGAAGCATGCAGCGCCAATAAGTTTGGGTAGTTTTGATCTTTTAAGTGGTAGAACTATTTGCGGAAGCTTGTTCGGTGGTTTGAAATCTAAACTGGATATTCCAGTTCTCGTGGATCATTACCTAAAAAAG GAAATCAACAAGGCTTTCGAGTTGTTAGAGGAAGGAAAGACTCTCCGCTGCATCATATGGATGGATAACTAA
- the LOC106344128 gene encoding cytochrome c oxidase subunit 6b-1 isoform X1: MAESVSSQTPSLSEQYHLEKEVKPVEVAPEITTTTQEVEAKEESPAEEAVEDKSKSPEVTSEEAPAATEEAPANEENTSEEVAEETPDEIKLETAPADFRFPTTNQTRHCFTRYIEYHRCVAAKGDEAPECDKFSKFYRSLCPGEWVDRWNEQRENGTFPGPL; the protein is encoded by the exons ATGGCGGAATCTGTTTCTTCTCAAACTCCGTCGCTCTCGGAG CAATATCATTTGGAGAAAGAAGTGAAGCCTGTTGAAGTGGCACCAGAGATTACTACTACTACTCAAGAGGTTGAAGCCAAGGAAGAATCTCCTGCCGAGGAAGCAGTTGAAGACAAGTCTAAATCTCCTGAAGTGACTTCTGAAGAGGCTCCTGCCGCGACTGAAGAAGCTCCTGCTAATGAGGAAAACACTAGTGAAGAAGTTGCCGAGGAGACTCCCGATGAGATCAAG CTTGAGACAGCGCCTGCTGATTTCCGTTTCCCGACAACAAACCAAACTAGGCATTGTTTCACGCGTTACATTGAATATCACAG ATGTGTAGCTGCCAAGGGTGACGAAGCTCCCGAGTGCGATAAGTTTTCAAAGTTTTATCGATCTCTTTGCCCCGGCGAATGG GTTGATAGGTGGAACGAGCAAAGAGAGAATGGAACTTTCCCTGGTCCTCTTTAA
- the LOC106293843 gene encoding blue copper protein, with the protein MSTFLCLVLILFCLISAATSATLTVNWSLGTDYTLLATGNTFSVGDTIVFSYSAGHTVDEVSENDYKSCTLGNSIISDSSGTTTIDLKTTGPRYFICGIPGHCSTGMKLAVTVASAPSTNLGGGTTTPTPFTGGSSTTTPTPLTGGGGYVPTTTQAIPCGCWAVSSPVWTMIVTWAVCLMPWICLS; encoded by the exons ATGAGCACATTTCTTTGCCTTGTCCTCATATTATTCTGTCTGATTTCAGCGGCCACATCCGCCACTCTTACAGTGAACTGGTCCCTTGGCACCGACTACACTCTGCTTGCCACAGGAAATACTTTTTCCGTTGGCGATACCATCG TGTTTAGTTATAGTGCGGGTCACACGGTGGACGAAGTGAGCGAGAATGACTACAAGAGCTGTACTTTAGGGAACTCCATTATATCGGACAGCAGCGGAACAACGACCATAGATCTGAAGACCACTGGTCCTCGCTACTTCATATGTGGAATCCCCGGCCATTGTTCCACCGGTATGAAGCTAGCAGTCACCGTCGCTTCAGCCCCATCAACTAATTTAGGTGGTGGCACCACCACGCCTACCCCTTTTACCGGAGGTAGTAGCACCACCACACCAACCCCTCTCACCGGAGGTGGTGGTTATGTTCCCACGACCACACAGGCTATTCCTTGTGGTTGTTGGGCCGTGTCTTCTCCAGTATGGACTATGATTGTGACTTGGGCCGTTTGTCTTATGCCTTGGATTTGTCTTAGTTGA
- the LOC106344127 gene encoding uncharacterized protein At1g04910 isoform X1 — protein sequence MRRRKKTLVVVVIRRLLTCAICIIALLGFLTVHIYVAPLNRLPRLHLSKYTTRQRGHISYENSITEPSSTMNLSRRETTEENEIQNQRLTSEHINNTHELSQPHFLTSPSFAKLNTTSGIPDYDKLWKHPPNRNFVPCVNPNPNYISPLESRGYLLVHTNGGLNQMRAGICDMVAIARIINATLVVPELDKRSFWQDTSKFSEVFDEDHFISTLSKDISVIKKLPKGIDGLTKVVKHFKSYSGLRYYQNEIATMWDEYKVIRAAKSDSRLVNNGLPPDIQKLRCRACYEALRFSTKIRSMGQILVDRMTSYGLYIALHLRYEKDMLAFSGCNHGLSASEGAELRKIRKNTAYWKVKDIDGKVQRLKGNCPLTPKEVGILLTALGYAPNTPIYIAAGEIYGGESRLASLGSRFTMLMSKEKLATKVELKPFMNHSTQMAALDYIVSVESDVFIPSYSGNMARAVEGHRRYLGHRKTISPDRKAIVRLIDRIGRGTEKDNRKVYERIIEIHKTRQGSPRRRKGPASGTKGLERHRSEESFYENPLPDCLCQRDPSRGS from the exons ATGCGACGACGGAAGAAGACGCTTGTGGTGGTGGTGATACGCAGACTATTAACATGTGCCATATGTATAATAGCATTACTTGGCTTTCTCACTGTACACATCTACGTAGCTCCTCTCAACAGACTCCCTAGGCTACATCTTAGCAAATACACCACTCGT CAGCGAGGACACATCAGTTACGAAAACTCCATTACAGAACCGAGCTCGACTATGAACCTATCTCGTCGGGAAACGACTGAA GAGAATGAGATTCAGAATCAGAGATTAACATCTGAACACATCAATAATACACATGAGCTATCTCAACCTCATTTCTTGACAAGCCCTTCCTTCGCCAAG TTGAACACTACAAGCGGGATACCAGATTATGACAAGCTTTGGAAACATCCACCTAACCGCAACTTCGTCCCTTGTGTCAATCCCAATCCTAATTACATAT CTCCGTTGGAGTCTAGAGGTTATCTTCTTGTTCACACGAATGGCGGTCTTAACCAGATGCGTGCTGGG ATATGTGACATGGTAGCTATAGCTCGTATTATAAATGCCACACTTGTAGTCCCGGAGCTCGATAAACGATCTTTCTGGCAGGATACTAG TAAATTCTCGGAGGTATTTGATGAAGATCACTTCATTAGTACCTTATCTAAAGATATTAGTGTCATTAAGAAGCTACCAAAAGGTATTGATGGACTCACAAAAGTGGTTAAGCATTTCAAAAGCTACTCAGGATTGAGATATTACCAAAATGAGATAGCTACCATGTGGGATGAATACAAGGTGATCCGAGCTGCCAAATCCGATTCTCGTCTAGTAAACAACGGTCTACCCCCAGATATTCAAAAGCTACGTTGCCGTGCTTGTTATGAGGCTCTACGCTTCTCTACTAAAATCAGATCAATGGGTCAA ATTTTAGTCGATAGGATGACATCTTATGGTCTATACATTGCGTTGCATTTGAGATACGAGAAAGACATGCTAGCTTTTAGCGGCTGCAACCATGGTTTATCTGCTTCTGAAGGTGCTGAGCTAAGGAAGATAAG GAAGAACACAGCGTATTGGAAAGTTAAAGACATTGATGGAAAAGTACAAAGACTCAAAGGGAATTGTCCATTGACTCCAAAAGAAGTTGGAATTTTACTAACAGCTTTAGGATATGCACCAAACACACCTATATATATAGCTGCTGGTGAGATTTACGGTGGTGAGTCTCGGTTAGCTAGTCTTGGCTCTCGTTTCACCATGTTAATGAGTAAG GAAAAGTTGGCAACAAAAGTAGAGCTTAAGCCTTTTATGAACCACTCAACTCAAATGGCTGCACTGGACTACATTGTTTCCGTCGAAAGCGATGTTTTTATTCCATCTTATAGCGGAAACATGGCGAGGGCTGTTGAAGGGCATCGCCGGTATCTTGGTCACCGGAAAACAATATCTCCGGACAG GAAAGCCATTGTGAGGTTGATAGACAGAATTGGAAGAGGAACTGAGAAAGATAACAGGAAAGTGTATGAAAGAATCATAGAGATTCACAAAACTCG ACAAGGATCACCGAGGAGGAGAAAAGGACCTGCTTCAGGAACAAAGGGTTTGGAGAGACATCGTTCTGAGGAATCTTTCTATGAAAATCCATTACCAGACTGTCTCTGTCAGAGAGACCCAAGTAGAGGGAGCTGA
- the LOC106344128 gene encoding cytochrome c oxidase subunit 6b-3 isoform X2, translating to MAESVSSQTPSLSEQYHLEKAVEDKSKSPEVTSEEAPAATEEAPANEENTSEEVAEETPDEIKLETAPADFRFPTTNQTRHCFTRYIEYHRCVAAKGDEAPECDKFSKFYRSLCPGEWVDRWNEQRENGTFPGPL from the exons ATGGCGGAATCTGTTTCTTCTCAAACTCCGTCGCTCTCGGAG CAATATCATTTGGAGA AAGCAGTTGAAGACAAGTCTAAATCTCCTGAAGTGACTTCTGAAGAGGCTCCTGCCGCGACTGAAGAAGCTCCTGCTAATGAGGAAAACACTAGTGAAGAAGTTGCCGAGGAGACTCCCGATGAGATCAAG CTTGAGACAGCGCCTGCTGATTTCCGTTTCCCGACAACAAACCAAACTAGGCATTGTTTCACGCGTTACATTGAATATCACAG ATGTGTAGCTGCCAAGGGTGACGAAGCTCCCGAGTGCGATAAGTTTTCAAAGTTTTATCGATCTCTTTGCCCCGGCGAATGG GTTGATAGGTGGAACGAGCAAAGAGAGAATGGAACTTTCCCTGGTCCTCTTTAA
- the LOC106293778 gene encoding uncharacterized protein LOC106293778, translating into MANVFLNSSRNRRSLRTTTDSKHKNLTLKRSESSSDNNYSCKKHPKHRQSPGICSLCLNGSLSKLSLDFYDYSSNMTSSSSKNVAKTVSSCSSASSESESDYSSTAISSYYSSVSSCLSPLQHRYSEIVVNKKKKKHHKKQNFLSRLFL; encoded by the coding sequence ATGGCTAACGTTTTCCTCAACAGTAGCAGAAACAGAAGATCATTACGAACAACAACAGATTCGAAACACAAGAATCTTACGTTGAAGAGATCAGAGTCTTCTTCAGACAACAACTACTCATGCAAGAAACATCCCAAGCACAGACAATCTCCTGGAATATGTTCCCTCTGTCTTAATGGGAGCCTCTCCAAGTTGTCTCTCGATTTCTATGACTATAGCTCAAACATGACCTCGTCTTCTTCAAAAAACGTGGCTAAAACGGTATCGTCTTGTTCCTCGGCTTCTTCAGAATCAGAATCAGACTATTCTTCGACGGCTATCTCTTCTTATTACTCTTCGGTGTCTTCTTGTTTGTCTCCTCTGCAACATCGATACAGTGAGATCGTAGTTAATAAGAAAAAGAAGAAGCATCACAAGAAACAAAATTTCCTCTCTAGATTATTTCTGTAA
- the LOC106344127 gene encoding uncharacterized protein At1g04910 isoform X2, whose product MRRRKKTLVVVVIRRLLTCAICIIALLGFLTVHIYVAPLNRLPRLHLSKYTTRRGHISYENSITEPSSTMNLSRRETTEENEIQNQRLTSEHINNTHELSQPHFLTSPSFAKLNTTSGIPDYDKLWKHPPNRNFVPCVNPNPNYISPLESRGYLLVHTNGGLNQMRAGICDMVAIARIINATLVVPELDKRSFWQDTSKFSEVFDEDHFISTLSKDISVIKKLPKGIDGLTKVVKHFKSYSGLRYYQNEIATMWDEYKVIRAAKSDSRLVNNGLPPDIQKLRCRACYEALRFSTKIRSMGQILVDRMTSYGLYIALHLRYEKDMLAFSGCNHGLSASEGAELRKIRKNTAYWKVKDIDGKVQRLKGNCPLTPKEVGILLTALGYAPNTPIYIAAGEIYGGESRLASLGSRFTMLMSKEKLATKVELKPFMNHSTQMAALDYIVSVESDVFIPSYSGNMARAVEGHRRYLGHRKTISPDRKAIVRLIDRIGRGTEKDNRKVYERIIEIHKTRQGSPRRRKGPASGTKGLERHRSEESFYENPLPDCLCQRDPSRGS is encoded by the exons ATGCGACGACGGAAGAAGACGCTTGTGGTGGTGGTGATACGCAGACTATTAACATGTGCCATATGTATAATAGCATTACTTGGCTTTCTCACTGTACACATCTACGTAGCTCCTCTCAACAGACTCCCTAGGCTACATCTTAGCAAATACACCACTCGT CGAGGACACATCAGTTACGAAAACTCCATTACAGAACCGAGCTCGACTATGAACCTATCTCGTCGGGAAACGACTGAA GAGAATGAGATTCAGAATCAGAGATTAACATCTGAACACATCAATAATACACATGAGCTATCTCAACCTCATTTCTTGACAAGCCCTTCCTTCGCCAAG TTGAACACTACAAGCGGGATACCAGATTATGACAAGCTTTGGAAACATCCACCTAACCGCAACTTCGTCCCTTGTGTCAATCCCAATCCTAATTACATAT CTCCGTTGGAGTCTAGAGGTTATCTTCTTGTTCACACGAATGGCGGTCTTAACCAGATGCGTGCTGGG ATATGTGACATGGTAGCTATAGCTCGTATTATAAATGCCACACTTGTAGTCCCGGAGCTCGATAAACGATCTTTCTGGCAGGATACTAG TAAATTCTCGGAGGTATTTGATGAAGATCACTTCATTAGTACCTTATCTAAAGATATTAGTGTCATTAAGAAGCTACCAAAAGGTATTGATGGACTCACAAAAGTGGTTAAGCATTTCAAAAGCTACTCAGGATTGAGATATTACCAAAATGAGATAGCTACCATGTGGGATGAATACAAGGTGATCCGAGCTGCCAAATCCGATTCTCGTCTAGTAAACAACGGTCTACCCCCAGATATTCAAAAGCTACGTTGCCGTGCTTGTTATGAGGCTCTACGCTTCTCTACTAAAATCAGATCAATGGGTCAA ATTTTAGTCGATAGGATGACATCTTATGGTCTATACATTGCGTTGCATTTGAGATACGAGAAAGACATGCTAGCTTTTAGCGGCTGCAACCATGGTTTATCTGCTTCTGAAGGTGCTGAGCTAAGGAAGATAAG GAAGAACACAGCGTATTGGAAAGTTAAAGACATTGATGGAAAAGTACAAAGACTCAAAGGGAATTGTCCATTGACTCCAAAAGAAGTTGGAATTTTACTAACAGCTTTAGGATATGCACCAAACACACCTATATATATAGCTGCTGGTGAGATTTACGGTGGTGAGTCTCGGTTAGCTAGTCTTGGCTCTCGTTTCACCATGTTAATGAGTAAG GAAAAGTTGGCAACAAAAGTAGAGCTTAAGCCTTTTATGAACCACTCAACTCAAATGGCTGCACTGGACTACATTGTTTCCGTCGAAAGCGATGTTTTTATTCCATCTTATAGCGGAAACATGGCGAGGGCTGTTGAAGGGCATCGCCGGTATCTTGGTCACCGGAAAACAATATCTCCGGACAG GAAAGCCATTGTGAGGTTGATAGACAGAATTGGAAGAGGAACTGAGAAAGATAACAGGAAAGTGTATGAAAGAATCATAGAGATTCACAAAACTCG ACAAGGATCACCGAGGAGGAGAAAAGGACCTGCTTCAGGAACAAAGGGTTTGGAGAGACATCGTTCTGAGGAATCTTTCTATGAAAATCCATTACCAGACTGTCTCTGTCAGAGAGACCCAAGTAGAGGGAGCTGA